In Methanothrix sp., a genomic segment contains:
- a CDS encoding glycoside hydrolase family 15 protein translates to MPRVSVISNGRLAVAFDGQTNVRDLFYPRVGLENHLSGHMLKMGVWADGRFSWLGDGWQTKTGYMPETLVSRSIAGNAALQIRIETNDAVHRTHDLFLRKIMVSNLAQQQRKLRIFFAHDFHIYGDVVGDTVMYEPAINAMIHYKRQRYLLVNGITGKGEGISQFAAGHKELPGRDGTWRDAEDGILSGNPIAQGSVDSVLGFDLDLSAKSRGTIYYWIACGRNLSRVLDLDARAKSIGVEQLLLETENYWSAWVNKPEVDLNPLPREIARAYKSSLAIMSALEDRRGGIIASCDSDILQFNKDTYSYVWMRDGAIAAQAFDLAGFRESSIRFFLFCNQALTEGGFFHHKYSPDGSVGSSWLPSPGGGLLAIEEDETALVLYALWRHFERYRDIEFIEGVYPNLVLKATDFLLDYLDSDTGLPRASFDLWEEKLGTFTWTAATVYAALIAAARFARVFYNRERHEILVRAAADLKAAMISQLYDPEKGRFLRAIYPDDSRDTIVDSSMAAVFLFGAFSARDRMVEETMASIRAQLWIGTDVGGLARYENDEYQRISPDLPGNPWFICTLWLARWLIARADGPGGLDEALKLLEWAVRHSQPSGVMAEQIHPFTGSSVSVSPLAWSHAEFVIAVCEYLQKRGEMASAEENRMAKEPGSCF, encoded by the coding sequence TTGCCCAGAGTCTCAGTGATAAGCAACGGCCGGCTGGCTGTGGCCTTCGATGGCCAGACGAACGTCCGCGATCTCTTCTATCCGCGGGTGGGATTGGAAAACCACCTCTCAGGACACATGCTTAAGATGGGGGTATGGGCTGACGGCCGCTTCAGCTGGCTGGGAGATGGCTGGCAGACAAAGACCGGATATATGCCCGAGACACTTGTCTCTCGCAGCATTGCCGGCAATGCCGCCCTGCAGATCAGGATCGAGACCAATGATGCCGTTCACCGCACCCATGACCTCTTCCTGCGAAAGATCATGGTCAGCAACCTGGCTCAACAGCAGCGCAAACTCCGGATATTCTTTGCCCATGACTTTCACATCTACGGCGATGTCGTGGGCGATACGGTGATGTATGAGCCGGCCATAAATGCCATGATCCATTACAAGCGCCAGCGCTACCTTCTGGTCAACGGCATCACCGGCAAGGGGGAGGGAATCAGCCAGTTTGCCGCCGGCCACAAGGAGCTGCCGGGCAGGGATGGCACCTGGCGGGATGCCGAGGATGGTATTCTCAGCGGCAATCCCATCGCTCAGGGCTCTGTGGACTCAGTGCTCGGCTTCGATCTGGATCTTTCGGCGAAGTCCAGGGGCACCATCTATTACTGGATCGCCTGCGGCCGGAACCTCTCCCGGGTTTTGGATCTGGACGCCCGGGCAAAGAGCATAGGAGTAGAGCAGCTGCTCTTGGAGACTGAGAACTACTGGTCGGCCTGGGTGAACAAGCCGGAGGTGGATCTCAACCCCCTCCCCAGGGAGATCGCGAGGGCCTACAAGAGCTCCCTGGCCATAATGAGCGCCCTGGAGGATCGCCGGGGCGGGATAATAGCATCATGCGACTCGGACATACTGCAATTCAACAAAGATACCTACTCCTACGTCTGGATGCGTGACGGCGCTATAGCTGCTCAGGCCTTCGACCTGGCTGGATTCAGGGAGTCCAGCATCCGCTTCTTTTTGTTCTGCAATCAGGCCCTGACTGAAGGGGGTTTCTTTCACCACAAATACTCTCCAGACGGATCTGTGGGCAGCAGCTGGCTGCCCTCACCGGGAGGAGGGCTGCTGGCCATAGAGGAGGATGAGACCGCCCTGGTCCTCTATGCTCTCTGGAGGCACTTTGAAAGATACAGGGACATAGAGTTCATCGAGGGCGTCTATCCCAACCTGGTGCTGAAGGCCACCGACTTCCTGCTTGATTATCTGGATTCCGATACCGGCCTTCCCAGGGCCTCTTTTGATCTGTGGGAGGAGAAGCTGGGAACCTTCACCTGGACAGCCGCCACCGTCTATGCCGCCCTGATCGCTGCAGCCAGGTTCGCCCGGGTATTCTATAATCGCGAGCGGCATGAGATACTGGTCCGGGCTGCAGCAGATCTGAAGGCGGCCATGATCAGCCAGCTCTACGATCCGGAGAAGGGCCGGTTCCTGAGAGCCATCTACCCGGACGACTCTCGCGACACCATCGTGGACAGCAGCATGGCGGCGGTCTTCCTCTTCGGAGCTTTCAGTGCCAGGGACAGGATGGTAGAGGAGACAATGGCCTCCATCAGGGCGCAGCTATGGATAGGGACCGATGTTGGCGGCCTGGCCAGGTACGAGAACGATGAGTATCAGAGGATCTCCCCGGATCTGCCCGGGAACCCCTGGTTTATCTGCACCCTCTGGCTGGCAAGATGGCTCATCGCCCGTGCCGATGGGCCCGGGGGGCTGGATGAGGCTCTAAAGCTGCTGGAATGGGCTGTCAGGCACTCCCAGCCATCAGGGGTGATGGCAGAGCAGATCCATCCGTTCACCGGCTCGTCCGTCTCCGTCTCCCCTTTAGCCTGGTCTCATGCCGAGTTCGTCATCGCCGTCTGCGAGTATCTGCAGAAGCGCGGGGAGATGGCATCTGCAGAGGAGAACAGAATGGCAAAGGAGCCGGGATCATGTTTCTGA
- a CDS encoding YgiQ family radical SAM protein yields the protein MRRFAHYDYWSDSVRQSILADAPADLLVYGMGERPILEVARRLKAGEEIAQIGDVPGTAVKEQLRRWREKEREEAVLIPGYIEVKEEKRKYAEAFAAHYNEQDPYQGRAVVQPHPKTVIIQNPPAWPLSSAELDHIYELPYSREAHPSYREAIPALEPVQFSITSHRGCFGSCTFCALTHHQGRIVQSRSMSSIVREAERMVRMPGFKGIIQDVGGPTANMYALSCHRWHQGACPDRLCSTDCPSLDIDHSRQVELLRRLRAIPGVRRVFIGSGIRHDLILADQSSYLEELCRHHVSGHLKIAPEHISKRVTDCMHKPPRQALDAFRERFAAASRAAGREQYLLPYLMSGHPGCTIADMVELAEYLQDNHLYTEQVQDFTPTPMTVSTAMYHTGLDPFTLLPVHVPKGEEKRIQRAILQYRDRRNYHLVREGLRRAGRQDLIGEGVRCLIPAQYRGAKHRERGRKEAK from the coding sequence CTGCGCCGCTTCGCCCATTACGACTACTGGTCGGACTCCGTCCGCCAGTCCATCCTGGCGGACGCCCCCGCCGACCTCCTGGTCTATGGCATGGGGGAGAGGCCCATCCTGGAGGTGGCCCGGCGCTTGAAGGCAGGGGAAGAGATCGCCCAGATCGGGGATGTCCCCGGAACAGCAGTCAAAGAACAGCTGCGACGCTGGCGGGAGAAGGAGAGAGAGGAGGCCGTTCTCATCCCCGGCTATATTGAGGTCAAGGAGGAGAAAAGAAAATATGCCGAGGCCTTCGCCGCGCACTATAATGAGCAGGACCCCTATCAGGGCCGGGCGGTGGTCCAGCCCCATCCCAAGACGGTGATCATCCAGAACCCTCCTGCCTGGCCTCTCAGCTCTGCAGAACTGGACCACATCTACGAGCTGCCCTACAGCAGAGAGGCCCATCCCTCCTACCGGGAGGCCATTCCAGCACTGGAGCCGGTTCAGTTCTCCATCACCAGCCACCGGGGCTGCTTTGGATCCTGCACCTTTTGCGCCCTCACCCACCATCAGGGGAGGATTGTGCAGAGCAGGAGCATGAGCTCCATTGTGCGGGAGGCAGAGAGGATGGTCCGGATGCCCGGCTTCAAGGGGATCATCCAGGATGTGGGCGGCCCCACCGCCAATATGTATGCCCTCTCCTGCCACCGCTGGCATCAGGGGGCCTGCCCGGACAGACTCTGCAGCACCGACTGTCCCAGCCTGGATATAGACCACTCCCGCCAGGTGGAGCTGCTCCGCCGCCTCCGGGCCATTCCCGGGGTGAGGAGGGTCTTCATCGGCTCCGGGATAAGGCACGATCTGATCTTGGCCGATCAATCCTCTTATCTGGAGGAGCTGTGCCGCCACCACGTCTCCGGCCACCTGAAGATCGCCCCGGAGCATATCTCAAAGAGGGTTACAGACTGCATGCATAAGCCCCCCCGCCAGGCTCTGGATGCCTTCCGGGAGAGGTTCGCGGCTGCCTCCCGGGCAGCGGGCCGGGAGCAGTATCTTCTGCCCTATCTCATGTCCGGCCATCCTGGATGCACCATCGCCGATATGGTGGAGCTGGCAGAGTATCTGCAGGACAACCACCTGTACACTGAGCAGGTGCAGGACTTCACCCCCACCCCCATGACCGTCTCCACAGCCATGTATCACACCGGCCTGGACCCCTTCACCCTCCTGCCGGTGCACGTGCCAAAGGGGGAGGAGAAGAGGATTCAGAGAGCCATCCTGCAATACAGGGATCGCAGGAACTATCACCTGGTCAGGGAGGGGCTGAGGAGGGCAGGAAGACAGGATCTCATAGGAGAGGGGGTGAGGTGCCTCATTCCTGCGCAATACAGAGGGGCAAAGCATCGGGAGAGAGGGCGAAAGGAGGCGAAATAG